Proteins found in one Cryptococcus neoformans var. grubii H99 chromosome 14, complete sequence genomic segment:
- a CDS encoding pre-mRNA-splicing factor SYF2, with protein MPPRKSKSRDVKSTAPSPSPSIGQRRPSRAPRKEPVSAVEVVEEKDELANEGEEIEAEAQSLEAEGTDREAEQDEQVERVAEKEHVKGKSKEKMSMAERMTKMKELRMKMNQSAAQNRRDLVEDHQKAQVTAKELARLEKQRKLAQTLRLKAEAEENGEDIERKKNWEWTIEDNERWQAKLEEQKVKQDTHFHNAEDDAYKKYNRNLRATKADVVAYERQKEAALGLAPGTLVPVGATSSSLVASSSKTGLSGAEDLYRGADTLAYGDNKPSEDAVDRVISKINKDIGKKKRAKKDDEDGEINYINERNKVFNKKISRYFDKYTKEIRANFERGTAL; from the exons ATGCCGCCCCGGAAATCCAAGTCTCGTGACGTCAAGTCAACGgccccttcaccttctccctcgATCGGGCAACGACGTCCTTCCCGCGCACCCAGAAAAGAACCCGTCTCTGCCGTTGAAGTTGTTGAGGAAAAGGACGAACTTGCTAATGAGGGcgaagagattgaggcTGAGGCCCAGAGCCTGGAAGCTGAAGGTACTGACAGGGAAGCCGAGCAGGACGAGCAAGTAGAGCGGGTTGCGGAGAAAGAGCACGTGAAGggcaagagcaaggagaAAATGTCCATGGCGGAACGAATGACCAAAATGAAGGAGTTGCGTATGAAGATG AACCAATCTGCAGCTCAAAATCGTCGCGACCTTGTGGAAGACCATCAGAAGGCTCAGGTAACAGCCAAAGAGCTTGCCCGCCTCGAAAAGCAACGCAAGCTTGCTCAAACTCTCCGGCTTAAAGCCGAGGCTGAGGAAAACGGCGAAGACAttgaaaggaagaagaattggGAGTGGACGATCGAGGATAATGAGAGATGGCAGGCTAAATTGGAGGAGCAAAAGGTCAAGCAGGACACTCATTTCCACA ACGCCGAGGATGATGCATATAAAAAGTACAACCGTAACCTTCGAGCAACGAAGGCCGACGTTGTTGCCTACGAACGACAGAAGGAGGCTGCCCTCGGCCTTGCTCCTGGTACGCTCGTCCCAGTTGGcgccacctcttcctctcttgtTGCATCCTCGTCAAAAACAGGGCTTTCTGGTGCAGAGGACCTTTACAGAGGAGCAGACACATTGGCATATGGTGATAACAAGCCTAGTGAGGATGCGGTCGACAGGGTCATATCTAAAATCAACAAAGA CAttgggaaaaagaagcgagccaagaaggacgacgaagatggagaaatcAACTACATCAATGAAAGGAACAAGGTGTTCAAC
- a CDS encoding ribose-phosphate pyrophosphokinase — translation MHQIGNSIKLLTGNAHPKLAEAVAARLGITLTPCQVSKFRSLETSVQIYSSVRDEDVFIIQSPSPPDVNDHLMELLIMISACKTASAKRITAVIPCYPYARQDKKDKSRAPITSKLVANLLAVAGADHVITMDLHASQIQGFFDIPVDNLFSEPTMMQYIKSEIPGWRDAIIVSPDAGGAKRATALADQLNLDFALINRKRRRDLAASMCLPTVPPTPTGSDSGSVHSHDNDDESNIVEKMELLVGDVKGKVAILIDDMIDTGHTVRLAAGVLRENGAKEVYALVSHGLLSDTTMENLSDLPVKKLIVTNSIDQTQRVNACNGLLETLDIAPVIAESIRRTHNGESISALFRPHDSF, via the exons ATGCACCAAATAGGAAACTCTATCAAGCTCCTTACTG GCAATGCCCACCCCAAGCTGGCAGAAGCTGTCGCTGCTCGACTTGGTATCACCCTCACCCCTTGCCAGGTCTCGAAGTTCCGCTCTCTTGAAACTTCCGTTCAGATTTACTCTTCCGTccgagatgaggatgtcttcatcatccagtctccttcacctcccGATGTCAACGACCATCTTATGGAGCTGCTCATTATGATTTCCGCATGCAAGACCGCTTCAGCCAAGAGAATTACTGCTGTCATTCCTTGTTACCCTTATGCTAGGCaagacaagaaggacaaaTCCCGTGCTCCTATCACTTCCAA GCTTGTCGCCAACCTCCTCGCCGTTGCCGGTGCCGACCACGTAATCACCATGGATCTTCATGCTTCTCAAATTCAAGGTTTCTTCGACATCCCCGTTGACAACCTCTTTTCCGAGCCTACAATGATGCAATACATCAAGTCTGAAATTCCCGGGTGGAGAGATGCTATCATCGTTAGTCCTGATGCTGGTGGTGCCAAACG AGCTACCGCCCTCGCCGACCAACTGAACTTGGACTTTGCTCTCATCAATCGTAAACGTCGGCGGGATCTTGCCGCTTCCATGTGCCTCCCCACCGTCCCCCCTACCCCTACCGGCTCCGACTCTGGCTCTGTCCACTCCCACGACAACGACGACGAATCAAACAttgttgagaagatggagtTGCTCGTTGGTGAtgtcaagggcaaggtgGCGATCCTCATTGATGATATGATTGACACTGGTCACACAGTCAGGTTGGCCGCTGGTGTTTTGAGGGAGAATGGTGCCAAGGAGGTCTACGCTTTGGTCAGCCACG GCCTTCTTTCTGATACCACCATGGAGAACCTCTCAGACCTGCCCGTCAAGAAGCTCATAGTCACCAACTCCATTGACCAGACCCAGCGAGTTAATGCTTGCAACGGTTTACTCGAAACTCTGGATATCGCCCCTGTCATCGCTGAGAGTATCAGGCGGACGCACAACGGAGAGTCTATCTCCGCGCTTTTCAGGCCGCATGATTCATTCTAA
- a CDS encoding translation initiation factor 2A, translating to MVGTQYAFRAQKTAGVADAPAWEVSNRIPAETVGSKCYAYSPNGEWLAYAMNNCVKIIPSHSSSPAPVTLQQANIVALKFSPMSSYLFTFERPVKTESGEMYKNAKAWDVKNGEIVGGWYQKTMEDWEPIITPNETHLLRAGPSDLAIFSPPFAPRPSTRLKIEGIRGIFISDPSALPATSTNSRPISAHPEPAVAIWIGEKKGAPASLGLWSLSSLMGKNALQANGNGDIQTETRDMPPTTARKAFYKADKLTVKWNNAGTMALFLAQSDVDNSGKSYYGETNLYLVGLDGTFDGLVELDKEGPIYDFAWSPISREFTVCYGYMPARTQMFDLKAKPVYSFGENPRNTLVYQPQGKLLLSAGFGNLAGGIDIWDVSTRNKIAEFKASNASHCEWSPCGRYVLTATLSPRLRVDNGVKVWWCNGQLLHIQPVEELYQASFAPQRVTDIGSFPAVVPKAPEANPSVATYRPKGETDGAATKSAGAYRPPGARNRPEGENVSASFGSSRGKPGVRTVPGAGGRQPPGSAPGASAGAGGDDKKKRQRKRGGKDKEEEKKDEAPTQEAVKAELKEEAGEDAVAKKIRNLMKKLKAIDELKTKLAAGEVLEKTQLKKIESEAQVKSEIKALGGNV from the exons ATGGTAGGCACCCAGTACGCAT TCCGAGCACAGAAGACAGCTGGTGTTGCAGACGCCCCTGCTTGGGAGGTGTCCAACAGAATACCTGC TGAAACTGTTGGCTCCAAGTGCTATGCGTACTCACCGAATGGCGAGTGGCTCGCCTATGCCATGAACAATTG TGTTAAGATCATTCCTTcccactcttcatcaccgGCTCCTGTAACCCTTCAGCAAGCCAACATCGTCGCGCTAAAGTTCTCTCCTATGAGCTCTTACCTTTTCACCTTTGAGCGACCCGTGAAAACTGAGAGTGGTGAGATGTACAAGAATGCTAAAGCATGGGATGTCAAGAATGGTGAGATTGTTGGAGGTTGGTATCAGAAGACCATGGAGGACTG GGAACCTATCATCACCCCCAATGAGACCCACCTTCTCCGTGCTGGCCCTTCTGATCttgccatcttctctcctccatttGCCCCTCGTCCTTCAACTCGCCTGAAGATTGAAGGTATCCGaggcatcttcatctctgaCCCTTCGGCACTCCCTGCCACCTCTACCAACTCGAGACCTATTTCTGCGCACCCTGAACCGGCTGTGGCCATTTGGATaggtgagaagaagggtgctCCAGCAAGTCTAGGATTATGgtccctttcttctcttatGGGAAAGAATGCATTGCAGGCGAATGGTAATGGAGATATTCAGACGGAGACAAGGGATATGCCCCCTACAACAGCGAGGAAAGCGTTTTACAAGGCGGACAAGTTGACTGTCAAATGGAATAATGCTGGTACAATG GCTCTGTTTCTGGCGCAATCAGATGTGGATAACTCTGGCAAGTCATATTATGGCGAAACCAATCTCTACCTCGTCGGCCTGGATGGCACCTTTGACGGTTTggttgagcttgataagGAGGGACCTATTTATGACTTTGCTTGGAGTCCTATTTCCCGCGAGTTTACCGTTTGCTATGGATACATGCCCGCCCGAACACAAATGTTCGACCTCAAGGCCAAGCCTGTTTATTCTTTCGGCGAGAACCCTCGAAACACTCTTGTCTACCAGCCTCAAGGCAAACTCCTTCTCAGTGCCGGCTTCGGTAACTTGGCCGGTGGTATAGACATCTGGGACGTGAGCACCCGTAACAAGATCGCCGAGTTCAAGGCTTCCAACGCTTCCCATTGCGAATGGTCTCCTTGTGGTCGATACGTTCTAACTGCCACCCTGTCTCCTCGTCTGAGGGTCGACAATGGCGTTAAGGTCTGGTGGTGTAATGGTCAACTCTTACATATCCAGCCTGTCGAGGAGCTCTACCAAGCTTCATTCGCCCCCCAGCGAGTCACCGATATCGGTTCTTTTCCTGCCGTCGTACCTAAGGCTCCTGAGGCCAATCCTAGTGTGGCCACCTATAGACCCAAGGGAGAGACAGACGGTGCCGCAACCAAGTCTGCGGGCGCTTATCGACCTCCAGGTGCGAGAAATAGGCCCGAAGGCGAGAACGTATCTGCGTCATTCGGTTCTAGCAGGGGTAAGCCTGGAGTACGAACCGTTCCCGGCGCGGGCGGTAGACAGCCCCCTGGATCCGCGCCTGGCGCCAGCGCAGGTGCCGGAGGGGATGAtaagaaaaagaggcagCGAAAGAGGGGCGGAAAGgataaggaagaggagaaaaaggacgaAGCACCTACTCAGGAGGCAGTTAAGGCGGAGCTAAAAGAGGAGGCAGGTGAGGATGCTGTCGCCAAAAAGATTAGGAacttgatgaagaaa CTCAAAGCTATCGACGAACTCAAGACCAAACTTGCCGCAGGCGAAGTCCTCGAGAAGACTCAGCTCAAGAAAATCGAATCTGAAGCGCAAGTTAAGTCGGAAATTAAGGCTTTGGGCGGTAATGTCTAA
- a CDS encoding MIPC synthase, whose product MASKSSSIHPYSPLAHPRRRTSLSVALSSHPFQPAYPYPYPYHRRRARTMPIQRTRRSRDTSTSRTRKTVIVFLVILSLILLGTVIVLSTVSYYLAIPSWAYLTETEVAWRPEDVIKPLLEQPRPKLSKRVQWRELDSDVPAYTSTGTATASIISVDSATMTTETWDEFKEEMEELDAAEEVDEDISTKPESEAVDTLPTTTSSIEEDNGQWGIDGMGTGSYWMRNDWDGRVRDTDSWERLYNVTNRPGETIPRLIHQTWKDDQLPEKWRKAWKECREGMPDYEYMLWTDDLSREFIAKHYPSHLRMYDSYEFPIQRADSIRYFILHHFGGVYMDLDIGCRRRLDPLLQGDWEVILPITKPVGISNDLIFSSKGSAFMDGAVHSLAAFNHKYFSNYPTVMFSTGPMFLSAQYAIFSASHPLTESHPRSEIRVLPKSLYGKNAPISDVPHSFFSHFYGSSWHADDAGFITFLGNWGKRLMWIGGVILIFGAIRLIWVKRKAAAGQQYQLLSILPITRSPSPSGYDTPTSAGSSPLSPSALDVNLPPNMPSDITSVFRRAGNLILAAPATLLQGGDRERRGRRRQGLLYFVPAIFQPVPAASEASQFPLRRSRRDRDNRKDSLAPPPYEQLMEEGSASGSACPSPSRPSNRLKSVEGGMGEATMEDVDAFLNEADNEDSGFWTRGGRR is encoded by the exons ATGGCCTCAAAGTCATCCTCTATACATCCCTACTCCCCGTTAGCCCATCCACGCCGCCGCACCTCTCTCTCCGTCGCCCTCAGctcccatcctttccaGCCCGCCTATCCCTACCCTTATCCCTACCATCGCCGACGAGCTCGCACAATGCCCATTCAACGCACAAGGCGTTCTCGCGACACATCCACAAGCCGTACACGCAAAACAgtcatcgtcttcctcgtcatcctctccctcatcctcctcggaACGGTCATCGTGCTTTCCACAGTATCATACTACCTCGCCATCCCCTCCTGGGCCTATCTCACAGAGACTGAAGTTGCCTGGAGACCGGAAGATGTCATCAAGCCTCTCCTTGAACAACCTAGGCCAAAACTGTCGAAGCGAGTGCAATGGAGAGAGCTCGACAGCGACGTCCCCGCCTACACCTCAACGGGTACTGCGACcgcttccatcatctctgtTGACTCCGCCACCATGACCACCGAAACTTGGGACGAGttcaaggaggagatggaggagctTGATGCGGCTGAAGAGGTCGATGAAGATATCTCCACAAAGCCTGAAAGCGAAGCTGTCGATACACTTCCTACCACCACCTCATCtattgaagaagataatGGTCAGTGGGGGATTGATGGCATGGGCACCGGTTCatactggatgcgaaacgACTGGGACGGGCGTGTGCGGGACACCGATAGCTGGGAAAGACTGTATAATGTTACCAACAG GCCAGGCGAAACCATCCCTAGGTTGATTCACCAGACATGGAAAGACGACCAGCTACCcgagaaatggaggaaggcTTGGAAGGAATGCAGAGAAGGGATGCCTGACTA CGAGTACATGCTCTGGACCGACGATCTCTCTCGAGAATTCATCGCCAAGCACTACCCATCTCACCTTCGCATGTATGACTCTTACGAGTTCCCTATCCAGCGAGCGGATTCTATCAGGTACTttatcctccaccacttTGGCGGTGTCTACATGGACCTTGATATCGGTTGTCGAAGACGTTTGGACCCTCTCTTGCAAGGTGACTGGGAGGTCATCCTTCCTATCACCAAGCCCGTCGGTATCTCCAACGACTTGATCTTCTCGTCCAAGGGTTCTGCATTCATGGACGGCGCTGTCCACAGTCTTGCGGCTTTCAACCACAAGTACTTCTCCAATTACCCTACTGTCATGTTCTCCACCGG GCCCATGTTCTTGTCCGCCCAATATGCCATTTTCTCCGCCTCACACCCCCTCACCGAGTCTCACCCTCGTTCTGAGATCCGTGTCCTCCCCAAGTCTCTTTATGGGAAGAATGCCCCCATCTCTGACGTGCcccactccttcttctctcacttCTACGGTTCTTCATGGCACGCGGATGATGCTGGTTTTATCACGTTCTTGGGCAACTGGGGCAAGAGACTTATGTGGATTGGCGGAGTAATCCTCATTTTTGGTGCCATCCGTTTGATCTGGGTCAAGCGCAAAGCCGCGGCTGGACAACAATACCaacttctctccatcttaCCCATCACACGCtccccttcaccttctGGTTATGACACTCCCACTTCTGCCGGCTCTAGtcccctttccccttcAGCTCTTGATGTCAACCTCCCCCCGAATATGCCTTCCGACATTACTTCTGTCTTCAGGCGAGCGGGTAACCTCATCCTCGCAGCTCCTGCTACTCTACTCCAAGGGGGCGACCGCgagagaagaggtagaCGGCGACAGGGCTTGCTTTACTTTGTGCCCGCCATCTTTCAGCCCGTGCCCGCCGCTTCTGAAGCATCCCAATTCCCTCTCAGACGCTCAAGACGAGATCGAGATAACCGCAAGGATTCTCTTGCTCCGCCTCCGTACGAGCAGCTTATGGAGGAAGGTTCCGCCTCTGGCTCAGCAtgtccttctccctctcgtCCTTCAAACAGACTAAAGTCTGTCGAAGGGGGAATGGGAGAGGCGAcgatggaggatgtggaCGCTTTCCTGAATGAAGCGGATAATGAGGATTCAGGCTTCTGGACCaggggagggagaagatga
- a CDS encoding beta-glucosidase has protein sequence MSTNNIDLDRSFLTANIDDLLKQLTTEEKISLLAGKDWWNTVPIPRLNVPSIKMTDGPGGARGDSFYHMTPASALPSATSLASTFSPDLIHSAGNLLALETLARNAVCLLAPTINIQRSPLGGRAFESFSEDPTLSGLIAAAYVAGLQEGGVSAAIKHFVGNDQEHERMGEDSIIAPRALREIYLRPFQIALKKSKPQAFMTAYNKLNGTHCSENRWLLEELLRKEWGFDGLVMSDWYGTYSVSESINAGLNLEMPGATRWRPNELVTHLINAHKVDPTQLDKVAGDVLRWVQKLAKKNEELVYSLPRKEKTRTEDQAEDAKLLRRLAGESIVLLKNETDVLPIREHKKVAVIGPNAKAKVLTGGGSAQLRSAWSSTPWQGLSDNAPEGVELCYSLGCHSNKFLPILDDNFTCPDGSPGFQLSHFAITSSGDKAEEPVHVETWDSSDMFLADFTVPGLTTKYFTQLDAVWTPVEDGEYEFGVVVTGKGWLWIDGELVIDASREDERSTSFFNLGTKEVKGRIKAKKNKRYDIRFLHDTRPYSVNNINTPIASPGMRLGYTQVIPALTLLSNAVSLAASSDVALLVIGLNSCWESEGYDRPDLSLPMDTDNLVSAVAEANPNTIVVIQAGSAVAMPWLDKVKGVVFAWYLGNETGNAIADIIYGYTNPSGRLPITFPKRELDIPANLNYKSARTKVYYDEGIWVGYKHFNARGIDPLFSFGHGLSYTTFVYSGLHISQVPESPKNVGADGWRVEVAVQVENTGKEEGAHTVMFWLSPPPESPNGLKHPEWTLQGFQKVYGLKSGTKREIKVSFDKYAVSHWDELWNTWRTELGEWTVRVGENAQNIGGEKATFKIDDDLEWRGL, from the exons ATGTCCACGAACAACATAGACCTTGACAGGTCGTTCTTGACCGCAAACATCGATGATCTCCTTAAACAGCTCACCACGGAAGAGAAGATCTCCCTCCTTGCAGGCAAGGATTGGTGGAA TACTGTACCGATTCCAAGACTGAACGTCCCTTC CATCAAGATGACTGATGGCCCTGGGGGCGCTCGAGGAGACTCATTTTACCATATGA CACCGGCTTCTGCCCTTCCAAGCGCTACTTCTCTtgcctccactttttctcCCGATCTAATCCATTCAGCCGGCAATCTCCTAGCGCTTGAAACCCTTGCTCGCAATGCCGTCTGTCTTCTTGCTCCCACTATCAACATCCAACGTTCCCCGCTTGGTGGTCGAGCATTCGAATCATTCTCTGAAGACCCCACTTTGTCTGGTTTGATTGCGGCCGCTTATGTTGCTGGCCTGCAGGAAGGTGGTGTCAGTGCGGCGATCAAGCATTTTGTGGGGAATGATCAAGAGCACGAGCGGATGGGCGAGGACTCTATCATCGCGCCTAGGGCTTTGAGGGAAATTTATCTTCGACCATTCCAAATTGCACTCAAGAAGTCCAAACCACAAGCATTCATGACTGCTTATAACAAACTCAACGGGACGCATTGTTCGGAAAACAGGTGGTTACTTGAGGAGCTGTTGAGAAAAGAATGGGGATTCGATGGGCTGGTAATGAGTGACTGGTATGGTACCTATTCCGTCTCCGAAAGTATCAACGCCGGGCTCAACCTCGAGATGCCTGGGGCCACCCGATGGCGCCCAAATGAACTTGTGACTCACCTTATTAATGCGCACAAGGTCGATCCCACGCAGTTGGACAAGGTTGCAGGTGATGTATTAAGGTGGGTACAGAAGCTCGCGAAGAAAAACGAGGAGTTGGTATATTCACTGCCTCgtaaagagaaaactagAACGGAGGATCAAGCAGAAGACGCCAAGTTGCTTCGTCGCTTGGCTGGGGAAAGCATTGTACTTCTCAAAAATGAGACGGATGTTCTCCCAATCCGTGAACACAAAAAAGTCGCCGTTATCGGTCCCAACGCCAAGGCCAAGGTCCTCACCGGCGGTGGATCTGCCCAACTTCGCTCAGCCTGGTCATCAACTCCCTGGCAAGGTCTCTCCGACAATGCCCCCGAAGGTGTTGAGCTTTGCTATTCCCTTGGATGTCACTCCAACAAGTTCTTGCCTATACTTGACGACAACTTTACCTGTCCCGATGGCTCACCCGGCTTCCAACTTTCACACTTCGCCATCACCTCCTCAGGCGATAAAGCTGAGGAACCCGTACATGTCGAGACATGGGACTCATCCGACATGTTCCTTGCTGACTTTACCGTTCCTGGCCTGACTACGAAGTACTTTACCCAGCTTGATGCGGTCTGGACACCAGTAGAGGACGGAGAGTACGAGTTTGGAGTGGTCGTAACTGGCAAGGGGTGGTTATGGATCGATGGAGAACTTGTCATTGATGCGtcaagagaagatgaaaggtCAACGAGTTTTTTTAACTTGGGGACGAAGGAAGTCAAGGGCCGAATTAAGGCTAAAAAGAACAAG AGATATGACATTCGCTTCCTCCACGACACCCGGCCCTACTCAGTCAACAACATTAACACTCCCATCGCAAGTCCCGGTATGCGTCTTGGCTACACCCAAGTTATCCCCGCTTTGACTCTCCTCTCTAACGCCGTCTCTCTCGCTGCATCTTCAGACGTCGCCTTGCTCGTTATTGGGCTTAACTCGTGCTGGGAATCAGAAGGATACGACCGCCCTGACCTTTCTTTGCCGATGGACACAGATAATCTCGTCAGTGCCGTGGCGGAAGCGAACCCCAACACGATTGTTGTCATTCAAGCGGGTTCTGCCGTTGCAATGCCGTGGCTCGACAAAGTGAAAGGTGTGGTGTTTGCTTGGTACCTGGGAAACGAAACTGGTAATGCCATCGCCGACATTATCTACGGGTATACCAACCCCTCTGGTCGCCTTCCGATAACATTCCCTAAACGAGAGCTTGATATTCCCGCTAACTTGAACTACAAATCGGCACGCACCAAGGTTTATTACGACGAAGGTATCTGGGTAGGGTACAAACATTTTAACGCAAGGGGTATCGatcctctcttttccttcggCCATGGTCTTTCCTACACCACTTTTGTTTATTCCGGCCTTCACATCTCTCAAGTACCAGAATCACCAAAGAACGTTGGCGCCGATGGGTGGAGGGTGGAAGTCGCAGTGCAAGTGGAAAATACtggcaaggaggagggagcgCATACTGTCATGTTCTGGTTGAGTCCGCCACCTGAGAGCCCGAACGGTTTGAAGCACCCAGAATGGACTCTGCAAGGGTTTCAAAAGGTTTATGGGCTCAAATCAGGTACAAAACGAGAGATCAAGGTCTCATTTGATAAGT ATGCGGTCTCACACTGGGATGAGCTCTGGAACACTTGGAGGACGGAGTTGGGAGAGTGGACTGTTCGGGTTGGCGAAAACGCACAAAACATTGGTGGCGAGAAGGCGACATTCAAGATTGATGATGACCTAGAGTGGAGAGGCTTGTAA
- a CDS encoding integral membrane protein, protein MVVTRRQAVSASSTPPPNMPETTHLLPKAGETSEDGERRTISYEESLILLPWQTDNDYIRHGYRRATPSIRKCLWSAVSYLHNETVNIHSHSVGAVFFLSLLPLHLIPTHFPTLSLSCNPLPTPPTLHDKLALALYLICAVSCLSLSSWFHTVSCHSKEVCDAAHRGDYIGIVILIVGSITPGMYYAFYENVFLQVFYMAVIIIAGIASAYIVLSPHHRSHRWHRTLTFIALGLSAVVPITHILFTQGLAHAREKMSLDLIVAGGASYIFGALLYAARIPEKLSPGTFDYFGSSHQIFHCFVLAGAGFQYAALRGMVWGRAMAVGKTIAGSEGLS, encoded by the exons ATGGTCGTTACTCGCCGTCAAGCTGTTTCAGCATCCTCAACGCCTCCGCCCAACATGCCTGAGACAACCCATTTACTCCCAAAGGCAGGAGAGACAagcgaggatggagagaggaggacaATCTCCTATGAGGAGTCCCTGATATTGTTACCCTGGCAGACAGATAATGACTATATTAGGCATGGGTATAGAAGAGCGACGCCCTCGATTCGAAAGTGCTTATGGAGTGCAGTAAGCT ACCTTCACAATGAGACAG TAAATATCCACTCCCATTCTGTTGGCGCTGTCTTCTTTCTGTCGCTCCTCCCCCTTCACCTCATCCCAACGCATTTCCCCACCTTAAGCCTGTCCTGCAACCCATTACCCACCCCGCCTACTCTACATGATAAGCTGGCTCTGGCTCTGTATCTCATTTGTGCTGTGTCATGTTTGAGTTTGAGCAGCTGGTTTCATACAGTATCATGCCATTCAAAAGAGGTTTGCGATGCAGCTCACCGTGGAGACTAT ATAGGTATTGTCATATTAATCGTGGGGAGTATCACCCCCGGTATGTACTATGCTTTCTATGAGAATGTCTTTCTTCAAGTTTTCTATATGG CCGTGATCATCATTGCCGGTATAGCATCAGCTTAT ATCGTATTATCCCCACACCATCGTTCCCATCGATGGCACCGTACCCTCACATTCATCGCCCTAGGCCTCTCTGCTGTGGTACCCATCACCCATATCTTATTCACCCAAGGTCTAGCGCATGCGAGAGAAAAGATGAGCCTTGACCTCATTGTAGCAGGTGGGGCAAGCTACATTTTTGGTGCATTACTCTA CGCCGCAAGGATCCCCGAAAAGCTTTCTCCCGGCACTTTCGACTATTTTGGATCATCCCATCAAATCTTCCACTGCTTTGTCTTGGCAGGTGCTGGTTTCCAATACGCCGCGCTTAGAGGTATGGTCTGGGGGAGAGCTATGGCCGTTGGTAAGACGATCGCCGGATCCGAAGGACTTTCGTAG
- a CDS encoding B2-aldehyde-forming enzyme, with translation MLALLAFFQLLPILAFAAHNPSHRRAHERARKNYEHIHGRNAEETPSIVERDNHYDNRTIVERDHFDNRTLTPRGTTYTGVGTFYYTGLGACGLNSQDGDYMVALNSAQYGSGYPGPQCFKHITIQMGSTTIGGVEILDECPTCDYGSLDLSPGLFTQFAGYDAGTIHITWWFDDDAPAETSTSETPTSTYVPPTSTWVAPSPSSTSTYVWVPPSSSTSEWVEPSTSPTPSSTTQWYTPPAETSTSTTPTSTWVAPSSSSTSDWVESSAYSSSAPSSTITSSAYSSASAAVNSTNPFAIVSDVSNSSVSATISSNAGVSGGSSQVSVEVTGNLEMINALAAQYGQLVVEAALQG, from the exons ATGCTTgccctcctcgccttcttccagctcctcccCATTCTCGCTTTCGCTGCTCACAACCCTTCCCACCGCCGCGCTCACGAGCGAGCTCGAAAGAACTATGAACATATTCATGGTCGCAATGCTGAAGAAACCCCGTCCATCGTCGAGAGGGATAACCACTATGACAACCGAACCATTGTTGAGCGCGACCATTTTGACAATAGAACCCTTACTCCCCGTGGGACGACGTATACCGGTGTTGGAACCTTTTACTACACGGGTTTGGGCGCTTGTGGTTTGAACTCTCAAGACGGCGATTACATGGTTGCGTTGAACTCTGCGCAGTATGGTAGTGGAT ACCCCGGTCCTCAGTGCTTCAAGCACATTACCATCCAAATGGGCTCTACCACTATTGGCGGTGTTGAGATTCTTG ACGAATGCCCTACATGTGACTACGGATCTCTTGACTTGTCTCCCGGCCTTTTCACCCAGTTCGCTGGTTATGACGCCGGTACTATTCACATCACTTGGTGGTTTGATGACGAT GCTCCTGCCGAGACTTCCACTTCTGAAACCCCCACTTCCACTTATGTACCCCCCACTTCCACTTGGGTTGctccttcaccatcatcgACTTCCACCTACGTCTGGGTTCCTCCGTCATCGTCTACCTCTGAGTGGGTCGAGCCTTCCACCTCAcccactccttcttccaccacccaATGGTATACTCCGCCCGCTGAGACCTCTACTTCGACCACACCCACCTCCACTTGGGTggccccttcttccagttcCACCTCCGACTGGGTTGAGAGCTCTGCCTACAGCTCCTCTGCGCCTAGTAGCACCATCACTTCTTCCGCCTactcttccgcctctgcGGCCGTCAACTCTACCAACCCCTTTGCCATCGTTAGTGACGTTTCCAACAGCAGCGTTTCTGCTACCATTTCCTCCAATGCTGGTGTCAGCGGCGGTTCATCACAGGTTTCTGTCGAAGTTACCGGCAACCTCGAGATGATCAACGCTCTTGCTGCGCAATACGGTCAGCTCGTGGTCGAGGCCGCCCTTCAGGGTTAA